A region of Methanomicrobium sp. W14 DNA encodes the following proteins:
- a CDS encoding signal recognition particle protein Srp54 has translation MLDRLGSGLKDAMRKLAGKTVIDKAAVDELVKDLQRVLLQSDVNVKLVMGLSKSIKERALNEEPPKGMSVREHVLRIVYQELVRLMGNECGITLGPQTILMAGLQGSGKTTTTGKLARYFQKKGLRVGVICADVFRPGAYDQLKTLCDKVNVPCYGKSGEKDAVKIVRDGLKELKNSEVLLIDTQGRHALEDELIDEIIALNRLTKATHRWLVIDAALGQQAREQAARFHEAISIDGVIITKMDGTAKGGGALSAVAETGSGIVFIGSGETIEDLERFDPDSFISRLLGMGDLHALMERAEEAMGDQELDVNSMMKGKFTLRDMYKQLESLKKMGPLKQVMSMLPLGGIEIPQDAFDVTGKKMERYKVIMDSMTNEELDNPSVISGSRVQRISTGAGAAPEEVRELLKYYKTMQRTLKGFRGMGGGKFNMQRMLKKFGGMKN, from the coding sequence ATGCTTGACAGACTCGGGTCAGGACTAAAGGACGCCATGAGAAAGCTTGCCGGTAAAACAGTCATCGACAAAGCTGCAGTGGACGAACTCGTAAAAGACCTCCAGAGAGTACTCCTACAGTCAGATGTAAATGTAAAGCTTGTAATGGGCCTTTCAAAGTCCATCAAAGAGCGGGCTTTAAACGAAGAACCTCCCAAGGGGATGAGCGTAAGAGAGCACGTCCTCCGGATAGTCTACCAGGAGCTTGTGCGCCTGATGGGTAATGAGTGCGGGATCACACTCGGCCCGCAGACAATCCTTATGGCAGGTCTCCAGGGCAGCGGAAAGACAACTACAACCGGAAAACTCGCAAGATATTTCCAGAAGAAAGGTCTGCGTGTAGGTGTCATCTGCGCCGATGTCTTCAGACCGGGTGCATATGACCAGTTGAAAACCCTGTGCGACAAAGTAAATGTTCCGTGCTATGGGAAATCCGGTGAAAAGGACGCCGTAAAGATTGTCCGGGACGGCCTTAAAGAACTCAAAAATTCTGAAGTTCTTTTAATTGATACACAGGGCCGCCACGCACTTGAAGACGAGCTTATTGACGAGATAATAGCATTAAACCGGCTCACAAAGGCAACACACAGGTGGCTTGTAATTGACGCCGCACTTGGCCAGCAGGCACGTGAACAGGCGGCAAGGTTTCACGAGGCAATCAGTATTGACGGTGTAATAATTACCAAAATGGACGGGACCGCAAAGGGAGGCGGTGCCCTGTCGGCTGTCGCTGAAACAGGTTCGGGTATTGTATTCATAGGAAGCGGAGAGACAATAGAGGATCTTGAGCGCTTCGATCCTGACAGCTTCATATCCCGTCTTCTCGGAATGGGAGACCTGCACGCATTAATGGAACGTGCGGAAGAGGCCATGGGTGACCAGGAACTGGATGTAAACTCGATGATGAAGGGTAAATTCACCCTCAGGGACATGTACAAACAGCTTGAGTCACTCAAAAAAATGGGCCCCCTAAAGCAGGTCATGTCAATGCTTCCTCTCGGTGGAATTGAAATCCCCCAGGACGCATTTGATGTAACCGGAAAAAAGATGGAGCGCTATAAGGTCATAATGGACTCAATGACAAACGAAGAGCTTGACAACCCTTCTGTTATAAGCGGCTCAAGAGTGCAGAGAATTTCAACCGGCGCAGGAGCGGCGCCTGAGGAAGTAAGGGAGCTTCTGAAATATTACAAGACAATGCAGCGTACCCTCAAAGGATTCAGAGGAATGGGCGGCGGTAAATTCAATATGCAGCGCATGCTCAAGAAATTCGGCGGGATGAAAAATTGA
- a CDS encoding tRNA pseudouridine(54/55) synthase Pus10, whose translation MKDILEVTEKILEYGPICDHCLGRMYGKSSHGLLNTQRGSAMRIALALEKNVPYEKEEDTCWICGNLFDKTESWAEKIKTAIEPYEHETILVGCRVPPLMSESEEMIWTDLSLTNPEPLKAEFNRETGKAVSALTKSQVDFKRPDIVIICNLSTEEVEVEVNSLYIYGRYMKYERGIPQTRWFCRECKGKGCERCNFTGKMYQDSVEELIGRPIIKACEASDAILHGAGREDIDARMIGTGRPFVLEIVKPRKRSVPLNELEALVNKSAENRVSVTFDHVSDRHEVETLKSGKAHKKYSILVKVEGDFSVNEINSALNGLKGVTINQRTPDRVSHRRADLIRKRQCLDIECSGMEDGIFRITVLGDAGLYIKELISGDNDRTKPSLSEILGCPAQVTSLDVIMVEGVVPENRNEMES comes from the coding sequence ATGAAAGATATCCTGGAAGTAACAGAAAAAATCCTTGAATACGGACCAATATGCGATCACTGCCTCGGAAGAATGTACGGGAAAAGCTCGCACGGACTTCTGAACACGCAAAGAGGCAGTGCAATGAGAATAGCCCTTGCACTGGAAAAAAACGTTCCTTACGAAAAAGAGGAGGATACCTGCTGGATTTGCGGCAACCTCTTCGACAAAACAGAGAGTTGGGCCGAAAAAATTAAAACCGCTATAGAGCCATACGAGCATGAGACAATCCTTGTAGGGTGCAGGGTCCCTCCGCTTATGTCGGAGAGCGAAGAGATGATCTGGACGGATCTCTCGCTCACAAATCCCGAACCCCTGAAAGCTGAATTCAACAGGGAAACCGGAAAAGCCGTAAGTGCCCTTACCAAAAGCCAGGTTGACTTCAAGCGCCCCGATATTGTTATAATCTGCAACCTTTCAACGGAAGAAGTTGAAGTAGAAGTCAATTCACTTTATATCTACGGCAGATATATGAAGTACGAGCGTGGGATACCACAGACACGCTGGTTCTGCAGGGAATGCAAGGGTAAAGGTTGCGAAAGGTGCAACTTCACGGGCAAAATGTATCAGGACTCTGTTGAGGAGCTTATAGGGCGCCCGATAATCAAAGCATGCGAAGCTTCCGATGCAATACTTCATGGTGCAGGAAGAGAGGATATAGACGCAAGAATGATTGGTACAGGAAGACCGTTTGTTCTTGAAATAGTCAAACCAAGAAAAAGAAGCGTCCCGCTAAATGAACTTGAAGCGCTTGTGAACAAATCCGCAGAAAACAGGGTATCTGTAACGTTTGATCACGTAAGTGACAGACATGAGGTGGAAACCCTTAAATCAGGAAAAGCGCATAAAAAGTACAGTATTCTGGTAAAAGTCGAAGGCGATTTTTCCGTAAATGAGATTAATTCCGCTCTTAACGGCCTGAAAGGAGTGACAATAAACCAGCGCACCCCTGACAGAGTTTCCCACAGAAGAGCAGATCTTATCAGAAAACGCCAGTGTCTTGATATAGAGTGCAGCGGGATGGAAGACGGTATTTTCCGGATAACAGTTCTCGGGGATGCCGGGCTTTACATCAAAGAGCTCATATCAGGTGATAACGACAGGACAAAACCGAGTCTGTCAGAGATACTCGGTTGCCCGGCTCAGGTTACCAGTCTTGATGTTATAATGGTTGAAGGAGTTGTTCCCGAAAACCGGAATGAAATGGAGAGTTAA
- a CDS encoding 50S ribosomal protein L21e: protein MAHHNGQRKKTRYKYQKDLRKRGLAPVTTVIQQFEEGQKVHIVVDPSVQCGMPHRRFHGKTGTIIGRQGRAWMLEIRDGNSTKVVISRPQHLKPQEI, encoded by the coding sequence ATGGCACATCATAATGGTCAGAGAAAAAAAACACGCTATAAATACCAAAAAGATCTCAGAAAACGTGGCCTCGCACCTGTAACAACTGTTATTCAGCAGTTTGAAGAGGGACAGAAGGTCCATATTGTTGTTGACCCGAGTGTTCAGTGCGGGATGCCACACAGAAGATTCCACGGGAAAACCGGAACAATTATCGGCAGACAGGGACGCGCATGGATGCTTGAGATTAGAGACGGCAATTCAACAAAAGTTGTTATCTCAAGACCGCAACACCTAAAGCCACAGGAAATATAA
- the pfdA gene encoding prefoldin subunit alpha, with protein sequence MVSNLEKVDPREVQMLQQYLNEFGQEIEAYSAQLQMIEQRRLESLTAVDTINTIKENPENPVLLQLGGGASIKVKPVENDKVLLNIGSDIVVKHTCDYSASYLNDRAKEMEALEKKITESISQMQKKANDIAKKLDAAYKQMKA encoded by the coding sequence ATGGTGAGTAACTTGGAAAAGGTTGACCCTCGTGAAGTACAGATGCTCCAGCAGTACCTAAACGAGTTTGGACAGGAGATAGAGGCATACTCCGCTCAGCTTCAGATGATTGAGCAGCGCAGACTTGAATCCCTGACTGCGGTTGACACAATTAACACAATTAAGGAAAATCCCGAAAACCCTGTCCTGCTTCAGTTGGGAGGAGGGGCATCGATTAAGGTAAAGCCGGTCGAAAATGATAAAGTCCTTCTCAATATAGGATCTGACATAGTAGTCAAGCATACATGCGACTACTCTGCATCCTACCTCAATGACCGCGCTAAGGAAATGGAAGCTCTTGAGAAGAAAATAACAGAATCAATCTCACAGATGCAAAAAAAAGCAAACGATATCGCAAAAAAGCTTGATGCTGCATACAAGCAGATGAAGGCTTAA
- the ftsY gene encoding signal recognition particle-docking protein FtsY — MFKSLKDKLKGVSKKFGSKIDEKIENSDSSGSPEIRSTPKNTKEPSSQTKPSSEVFIPDEKTESPETLNKPKKASFAEKVRVLVTEREILLSEKDIKEPLEELEMILLENDVAFDAVDEIISHMKDELVGQKKKIRTSSEDFVTDALKNALLDVLGEGFSLTGYIHSHEKPVKVLFTGVNGAGKTTTVAKIAHFLKKNGYSVVIGSGDTFRAGANEQMKTHAERIGVKVISHQEGADPSAVLFDAVSYAKAHNIDVVLADTAGRFHNRSNLMNQLEKIKRVMKPDIVAYVDEAVAGNDAVIRAEEFNNTVGTDTVVLTKADMDTKGGAAISITHTIKKPVMFLGVGQGYDDVIPFEPETIVNELLGADV, encoded by the coding sequence ATGTTCAAATCTCTTAAAGATAAACTCAAGGGTGTTTCCAAAAAGTTCGGCTCAAAGATAGACGAAAAAATTGAGAACAGCGATTCTTCGGGGAGTCCTGAAATCAGGTCAACCCCAAAGAATACAAAAGAGCCCTCAAGTCAGACAAAACCCTCTTCTGAAGTGTTTATACCGGATGAAAAAACCGAATCGCCTGAAACTTTAAATAAACCTAAAAAGGCATCTTTTGCAGAAAAAGTCCGGGTACTTGTTACTGAAAGAGAAATACTCCTGTCCGAAAAAGACATAAAGGAGCCTCTGGAAGAGCTTGAAATGATTCTTCTTGAAAATGATGTCGCTTTTGATGCAGTTGATGAAATCATTTCCCACATGAAAGACGAACTTGTAGGACAGAAGAAAAAAATAAGAACTTCTTCTGAGGACTTCGTTACAGATGCATTAAAAAATGCCCTTCTGGATGTCCTCGGTGAAGGTTTCTCGCTGACCGGCTATATCCATTCACATGAAAAGCCTGTAAAAGTCCTTTTTACCGGAGTTAACGGCGCCGGGAAAACCACGACTGTTGCAAAGATTGCCCATTTCCTTAAGAAAAACGGGTACTCGGTGGTAATAGGCTCAGGTGACACTTTCAGGGCAGGCGCCAACGAGCAGATGAAAACCCATGCCGAAAGGATAGGCGTGAAGGTTATCAGCCACCAGGAGGGAGCCGACCCTTCAGCAGTCCTCTTTGATGCTGTAAGTTATGCCAAAGCCCACAACATTGACGTTGTCCTCGCGGACACAGCGGGAAGATTTCACAACCGCTCAAACCTGATGAACCAGCTTGAGAAGATTAAAAGAGTTATGAAACCCGACATTGTTGCCTACGTTGACGAGGCTGTCGCCGGAAACGACGCGGTTATCCGTGCAGAGGAGTTCAACAATACTGTCGGGACAGATACTGTGGTTCTCACAAAAGCGGATATGGATACGAAAGGCGGCGCTGCAATCTCAATTACCCATACAATCAAAAAACCTGTCATGTTTCTCGGGGTCGGACAGGGTTACGATGATGTAATACCCTTTGAACCGGAAACTATAGTCAATGAACTTCTTGGAGCTGATGTCTGA
- the rpl18a gene encoding 50S ribosomal protein L18Ae: MADQKFEVQGNFKNGYDYQPFKKVITAPNEKQASEKIYMILGSKHRLKRNYINIDGIKLIDGE, from the coding sequence ATGGCAGACCAGAAATTTGAAGTGCAGGGAAACTTTAAAAATGGCTATGACTATCAGCCATTCAAAAAAGTTATCACTGCACCAAACGAAAAACAGGCTTCAGAGAAGATCTACATGATCCTGGGAAGCAAACACCGTTTAAAGAGAAACTACATAAATATTGACGGAATCAAACTTATCGATGGTGAGTAA
- the trmY gene encoding tRNA (pseudouridine(54)-N(1))-methyltransferase TrmY, giving the protein MKRFLVIGHNAVTAGNFSLNDMPGGAGRMDILCSCINSCFFLSHSLRDDVECYLLLLGEPMPPKTILIKGDEVRYLNPDERSTGSLLKKALDLPCGEKFRESTKGIYVKRRGLKCLLKDYEFSVLDENGSDIRETENAPCSYILSDNHNFTGEEEDMLKDLPRVSAGPKVLHADHTITVILNELDRRGL; this is encoded by the coding sequence ATTAAGCGGTTTCTTGTAATCGGGCATAACGCCGTAACAGCAGGTAACTTTTCACTCAATGACATGCCCGGAGGCGCCGGAAGAATGGACATCCTGTGCAGTTGCATAAACTCCTGCTTTTTTCTGTCTCATTCACTGAGAGATGATGTCGAATGCTACCTTCTCCTTCTTGGAGAGCCAATGCCTCCAAAAACGATTTTGATTAAGGGCGACGAGGTCAGATATCTCAATCCTGACGAAAGAAGCACCGGATCACTTCTGAAAAAGGCATTAGACCTACCTTGCGGGGAAAAATTCCGTGAGTCAACAAAAGGGATATACGTCAAAAGAAGAGGTCTCAAATGCCTTCTGAAAGACTATGAATTCTCGGTTCTCGACGAAAACGGCAGTGATATAAGAGAGACAGAAAATGCACCCTGCTCGTATATTCTTTCGGATAATCATAATTTTACCGGGGAAGAAGAAGATATGCTAAAAGACCTTCCCAGAGTATCGGCAGGTCCCAAAGTCCTGCACGCCGATCACACAATTACAGTAATTCTCAACGAACTTGACAGGAGGGGATTATGA
- a CDS encoding translation initiation factor IF-6 — protein MKETIDFAGDENIGVYTRVFEDFAFVPLNAPEEYVKSIEERFGIEVVQTTIQGSSIIGSLLVGNSNGIIASGLATTEESELLKKYGNVMFLGRTMNAAGNIILANDSIAVVHPRLPDKYAEKISKFLDVPVVMMTIGGIPTVGMAAVATNRGILVSPGVTAQEIREIENITDLPVGTGTINMGSSLVGTGLIANSRSYMAGISTSGYELGRIEEVFGFD, from the coding sequence ATGAAAGAGACAATCGACTTCGCTGGCGACGAAAATATAGGCGTTTATACACGCGTATTCGAGGATTTTGCATTCGTTCCGCTTAATGCTCCCGAAGAATACGTCAAAAGCATTGAAGAGAGATTTGGTATTGAAGTAGTCCAGACTACAATACAGGGAAGCTCGATTATAGGCTCACTTCTTGTCGGGAACAGCAACGGAATAATTGCAAGCGGTCTTGCAACAACCGAAGAATCGGAACTGCTGAAGAAATATGGAAATGTCATGTTTCTTGGCAGAACCATGAACGCTGCAGGAAACATCATTCTTGCAAATGACAGCATAGCAGTTGTCCATCCACGTCTCCCCGACAAGTACGCAGAGAAAATCTCAAAATTTCTTGATGTTCCTGTTGTTATGATGACAATCGGAGGTATCCCCACAGTTGGAATGGCAGCGGTTGCCACCAACAGGGGAATACTCGTAAGTCCCGGTGTAACGGCCCAGGAAATAAGGGAAATTGAAAACATAACAGACCTGCCAGTTGGTACAGGAACTATAAATATGGGAAGCAGCCTCGTCGGGACAGGGCTTATTGCGAACAGCAGGTCCTATATGGCAGGGATTTCTACAAGCGGATATGAGCTTGGAAGAATAGAAGAAGTATTTGGCTTTGATTAA
- a CDS encoding RNA polymerase Rpb4 family protein, translating to MKVKGVLDEERITLPVLREELLKVEAARLESGKEMSYELRRSIEHANHLSKTSAEKSRALVESLLALEKIKPDIAFRIATVMPKSRDELRAIYAKERFTLSGEELDEILDLVIAHF from the coding sequence ATGAAAGTAAAAGGAGTATTAGACGAAGAGAGGATTACACTGCCGGTGTTACGTGAAGAGTTGCTGAAAGTAGAGGCAGCCAGGCTTGAGTCAGGGAAGGAGATGTCTTACGAACTGCGCAGAAGCATTGAACATGCCAATCACCTCTCCAAAACAAGCGCTGAAAAATCAAGGGCTCTGGTAGAAAGCCTTCTTGCTCTTGAAAAAATTAAACCCGACATTGCATTTAGAATAGCTACCGTTATGCCCAAATCAAGGGATGAACTTCGTGCTATATATGCAAAGGAGCGCTTCACTCTTTCAGGTGAGGAACTCGATGAGATTCTCGACCTTGTAATAGCTCACTTCTAA
- a CDS encoding DUF655 domain-containing protein — MKTDKTDKKELYAVIIDVLPMTGMSESHRPQFKKEPIVQAMGIEQFKLLELVPKVSTLQANDRVYIGDKERDQIERVKRRISYSDLTQTAKLELPYAVESIVMGNQKKFVDFFNKAVPITSKQHMLHLLPGIGKKLLWEILDERGKKPFESFEDISERIKAIPHPEQMIIKRILEEIEDPGVKYHLFTSK, encoded by the coding sequence ATGAAGACCGATAAAACAGATAAAAAAGAGCTTTATGCAGTTATTATCGATGTCCTTCCAATGACCGGTATGAGTGAATCACACCGTCCGCAGTTCAAAAAGGAGCCTATTGTTCAGGCTATGGGCATCGAGCAGTTTAAACTTCTTGAACTTGTCCCAAAGGTTTCAACTCTCCAGGCAAACGACAGGGTATACATAGGGGACAAAGAAAGGGATCAGATCGAGAGAGTCAAACGCCGCATCAGCTACAGCGATCTGACACAGACTGCAAAACTGGAACTTCCATACGCAGTGGAAAGTATAGTTATGGGAAATCAAAAGAAATTTGTTGATTTTTTCAACAAAGCTGTTCCAATTACATCAAAACAGCATATGCTTCATTTACTGCCAGGTATCGGGAAGAAACTCCTTTGGGAAATTCTGGATGAACGCGGAAAAAAGCCTTTCGAAAGCTTCGAAGACATAAGTGAACGCATCAAGGCAATCCCGCATCCGGAACAGATGATTATTAAAAGGATTCTGGAAGAGATAGAAGACCCAGGTGTAAAGTATCACCTGTTTACATCAAAATGA